The genomic interval CAGGGGGATATATTCCGGCAGGAACCGAAGAGCGAACGTGAACCGTCCGTGACCGACTCGATCCGCGTGCTCCACGTCGACGACGATCCGGCGTTTCTCGAACTGGCACAGACCGTACTGGAGAGCGAGCACGGGTTCGACGTGACCACCGAGAGCGATCCCGACGCGGCGCTCGATCGGTTCGAAGGGGCGTCGTTCGACGCCGTCGTCAGCGACTACGAGATGCCCCGGATCGACGGGCTGGCGCTGCTGGCGACCGTCAGAGAGCGCGATTCGTCGATCCCGTTCGTCCTGTTCACCGGGAAAGGATCGGAGGAAGTCGCCAGCGACGCGATCTCGGCCGGCGTCACGGACTATCTCCAGAAGGGGTCGGGACTCGAACAGTTCGAGTTGCTGGCGAACCGGCTGCTGAACGCGATCGACCACGCCCGGACCGTCGAGCGGCTGGGCCGCGAGAAACGCCGACTCGACCGAATCCTCACCGCGACGCCGATGGCCATCGTCGTCCACGACCGCGACGGGAGCGTGAGTCGCTGGAACGACCGGGCAGAAGCGATACTCGGCGCACCGGCCTCGGAAC from Haloarcula pelagica carries:
- a CDS encoding response regulator, which translates into the protein MTDSIRVLHVDDDPAFLELAQTVLESEHGFDVTTESDPDAALDRFEGASFDAVVSDYEMPRIDGLALLATVRERDSSIPFVLFTGKGSEEVASDAISAGVTDYLQKGSGLEQFELLANRLLNAIDHARTVERLGREKRRLDRILTATPMAIVVHDRDGSVSRWNDRAEAILGAPASELDAAAYPDVSWTLRESDDTVVTADRLPYRRVIDTGEPIRDVRYVGEAGDGSELHIVVHGAPLFDESGAVDGAVIVFDTV